The genome window CCGCGGTGGCGGCCACGACCAGGAGTCGGCGCATGCTGGTCTCCGTTGCTCGTGATCTTCTGACGAACAACGTCATGCTTTCCGACGACAAGCAACGGCGGGAGCGCCCGGACGGCGCAATCGGGATGGTGCGGACGCCGATCAGTGGCGCCGGAAGACCACCACGCCACGCGACGGCCGCCACAGCTTGATCAGCAAGTGACCCGCGGCCTCGTCCACACCCGTGGTGACGACCTCGGTGATCTCCACGCGGAACAGGTGGGAATCCTCGCTCGCGGGCTTCGCGCGTTCGATCCAGGCACGGCGCTCGGAGGGGTCTGCGACCTCGAGAGCCCTGCCGGAGAGCTTGACGTCGGGCTCGCCCAGGCTCGCCTCACCGGGCTGGGCGTGCACCGACATGCGGGGGTCGCGCAGCAGGTCGAGCGCCTTGTGCGAGCCGGGCATCGACCACAGCTCCAGCACGTCGTCGCGCCAGTGGACCTCGATGGCGCTGAGTCGCGGCGAGCCGTCCCGCCGCAGGGTGGCGAGCACGTGGTGCCTGCTCGCCCCAAACCGCCGCCGCACGTCCGCGGCGATCCGCGGCTCCTCGGCGGAGAACTGCTTCCAGCTGACCACGGGCACCAGGTTCGCACCGATCACCGACAGACCGGCGCGAACCGGTGAAGCCCGTTCGTCGCGCCCGGCGGGCGCGACGCGATCAGTCCTGCTTGCGGCGCCTGCCGCCCTTCTTGCCCGCGGTCGCGGACGCGGTCGCGCTCTCGGAGTCGGCGACCTGCGCCTGCTCGTGGCGCTTGGCGCTCTCGGCCTCCGCCTCGCGGATGAAGTCGAACGCGTGCATGTCGAAGTCGTGCACGTCGATCTCGGGCAGCTCGCCGAGTTCCTTGTTCAGTTCTCCGAAGATCGGAGTCTTCGGGTCGTGGGTGGTGTTCACCGCTTCGCCCTCCCGTTTCGCTCTCGAAGCCGTGCCCGGTCCCGGCCGGGGCTCGCGAGCCCTCGCCGGTCCCGGTCGCGCTTGGTGTGGTCCCTCCCCGATGGGCCCACCGGGCGCGTTCGGCTCCACGCGTGGCCGATCGCGCCGTTGGGACGCGCGCTGACCGAGCCAGTGTCGCGTCAGCCGCCCATTTTCACCTGTTCGGGTGAGGCAGATAGTGCTTCTGCCCACCCGCGCGGGCATGGCGCCCACGAAATCCTGCCTGTTCTCGGTCAAACCCGCTCGGGCTTTGTGCAATTCCGCACCGTGGCGAGCGCCACTCCCGCCTTCCGCAACGCGGCCGAATGAGGGAAAGGAGCCCGCCGCGCGGAGTCGTGCGCGGCGGCGGAACGGACGCAGGAGCCACCGGGCTCGGACGGCGCCAACCGGCTTCAGCGCGACTACTCGCCGTGAACCTACGAACGAGTAGGTTCACTGGACGACGCCCCGGCGTGATCGCGGCTGTTCTAGCCTGAGGGGAAGCACCCTGGGTGAGGCGCGGCCGGCAGGCCGCCGGTGGTGAGAGGTGAGATGAAGGCCGACGTGGAGCACCCGGATCGCCCCCGCCCGCGCACCAAGCGGCTGCCCCGCTCGGTGCGGGAACGGCAGATCCTGGACGCGGCGGTGGACGTCTTCGCCGCGCACGGCTTCCACCAGGCGTCGATGGACGAGATCTCCGAGGTCGCGGGCATCTCCAAGCCGATGATCTACGCCTACCTGGGGTCGAAGGAGGAGCTGTTCGTCGCCTGCATCCAGCGGGAGGCGGCCAGGCTGCTCGACGCCATCCGCGGCGCGGTCGACACCGGCCTGCGGCCCGACCAGCAGCTCTGGCGCGGGCTGCGGTCGTTCTTCGAGTACACCCAGCAGTACCGGTCGAGCTGGGCGGTGCTGCACCGGCAGGCCAACGCCCAGGGCGAACCGTTCTCCATCGAGCTCGCGCAGTGGCGCAGCCGCACCCGCGACGTCATCGCGATGCTGCTGGCCCGGGCGACCGAGTCGGCCGAGCAGCAGATGCAGCCCGAGCAGATGCAGCCGTTCGCCGCGGCGCTGGTCGGCGCGGGCGAGTCGCTGGTCGACTGGTGGCTGGACAACCCCGACCACACCGCCGACGGGATGGCGATGCGCCTGATGAACATGGTCTGGATGGGCTTCGGCGACCTGGTCGAGGGCCGCGACTGGAAACCGGAGTGACCCGGCCGACCGGGTGCCGCCCCCGTGGAACCGGCACCCGGCCGAGCCTCAGCGGGTGATCGTGGCGAACAGGTGCGGCTTGCCCGACCTGGAGTGCAGGGCGAACTCCTGGCCGCGCTCGGTGAACTCCACCGACGATGGCAGCAGCACCGGCTTGCGGAACTCGACCTCCACGGTGCACGCCTCGGGCAGCCTGCCCTCGAAAGCGGCCACGCAGCGCGCCTTCGACCACATGCCGTGCGCGATGGCGCGCGGGAATCCGAACGCCTTCGCGGTCAGCGGGTGCATGTGGATCGGGTTGCGGTCGCCCGACACCGCGGCGTAGCGGCGGCCGAGGTCGCCGGGCAGCCGCCACCGCGCGGTGGCCTCGCCCGCCTCGATGCCCGTCCGCTCCGGCCGCGCGGCTTCGGCGCTCTCTTCCGGCTTCCCGCGGCGCAGGTAGGTGGTGACCTCCCGCCAGACCACCTCGCCGCCGGTGCTGGTCTCGGTGATGACGTCGAACTGCCTGCCCTTCGGGTGCGGACGCAGGTTTTCCACCCGCACCCGCTGGCTCAGCTCGTCGGTCACCAGCAGCGGCCGGTCCTGCCGGATCGAGTTGGCCACGTGCACCAGCCCGACCAGTGGAAACGGGAATCCCGGGTCGGTCATCAGCCGCACCGCCATGCCGAAGGACAGCACGTGCGGGTAGGTCAGCGGCAGCTCGTCGCGCAGCCCGAAACCGCACACCCGGTTGTAGTCGGCGAGGTGCTCGCGGTCGACGGTGATGCCGTGCCGGACGTACTCGGTGCCGGGCAGGCTGGAGCCCCGCCGCGCCGGGCCGGAGGCGACCGCCCTGATGTACAGGGAGGACAGGTTCGGTGCGCTGGTCAGCTCCGGCATGTCAGGCTCCCAGCAGGCTCTGGCCGCAGACCCGGACCACGTTGCCGTTGACCCCGGCGGATGCGGGGCTGGCGAACCAGGCGATCGTCTCGGCGACGTCCACCGGCCGGCCGCCCTGGGACATGCTGTTCATCCGCCTGCCAGCCTCCCGCACGAACAGCGGCACCGCGGCGGTCATCTTGGTCTCGATGAACCCGGGCGCCACCGCGTTGACGGTGGCTCCCCGGCCTGCGGCGATCGGGGCGGTGCCCTGGACCACGCCGATCACGCCCGCCTTGGACGTGGCGTAGTTGGCCTGGCCGACGTTGCCCGCGATGCCGCTGATCGAGGCGACCCCGATGATCCGCCCGCCCGGCCGCAGCGGCGAGCCCTCCGCGAGCAGCGC of Saccharopolyspora erythraea contains these proteins:
- a CDS encoding MaoC/PaaZ C-terminal domain-containing protein, coding for MPELTSAPNLSSLYIRAVASGPARRGSSLPGTEYVRHGITVDREHLADYNRVCGFGLRDELPLTYPHVLSFGMAVRLMTDPGFPFPLVGLVHVANSIRQDRPLLVTDELSQRVRVENLRPHPKGRQFDVITETSTGGEVVWREVTTYLRRGKPEESAEAARPERTGIEAGEATARWRLPGDLGRRYAAVSGDRNPIHMHPLTAKAFGFPRAIAHGMWSKARCVAAFEGRLPEACTVEVEFRKPVLLPSSVEFTERGQEFALHSRSGKPHLFATITR
- a CDS encoding pyridoxamine 5'-phosphate oxidase family protein, with amino-acid sequence MIGANLVPVVSWKQFSAEEPRIAADVRRRFGASRHHVLATLRRDGSPRLSAIEVHWRDDVLELWSMPGSHKALDLLRDPRMSVHAQPGEASLGEPDVKLSGRALEVADPSERRAWIERAKPASEDSHLFRVEITEVVTTGVDEAAGHLLIKLWRPSRGVVVFRRH
- a CDS encoding TetR/AcrR family transcriptional regulator — encoded protein: MKADVEHPDRPRPRTKRLPRSVRERQILDAAVDVFAAHGFHQASMDEISEVAGISKPMIYAYLGSKEELFVACIQREAARLLDAIRGAVDTGLRPDQQLWRGLRSFFEYTQQYRSSWAVLHRQANAQGEPFSIELAQWRSRTRDVIAMLLARATESAEQQMQPEQMQPFAAALVGAGESLVDWWLDNPDHTADGMAMRLMNMVWMGFGDLVEGRDWKPE